CGACCTCGGCGCAGTACGGGCCCGCGATCTCGGCGGCCGCCGACGGTCTGCGAGCCCAGACCGAGGTCAGTCGGGTGCCGGGGTGATCGGCGATGCCGGGAGCGTGGATCGCCCTCGCCCAGGGACCTGCGCCGATCAGGCCGACCCGGAGCTGCCGATCCGCCGTGTTCTCGTGTGCTTCCACACCGTCATCCTGCCGGTCCACCGCCTCGGCGGGCAGGGCACGGACCGAGCCCAGGCCGGTCAGGCTTTCCCGAGACGCGGGCGTCCGCTGGTCACCGGCCGCCTTCCCACCAGGCGGCGGGAACGAGGATCTCGAAGCCGTCGTCGTCCCGCAGCCGCAGTCCCGTCTCCGTCCGCTCGGCCCGCAGGTCCTCCGCCACCGAGCCCGGTACCGGGATGGCCAGACCGTAGAAGCCTCGATCGCCGAGCCTCTCACCGATCCACACGGTGCTGGTGGCGCTGACCAGGCTGCGTGCGGTGCGCAGCTCGACCGTCGGCATGGCCTGCGCCGAACCGGCGTCCTCGTCGGGCCGGACTCCGAGGTCCACGACGACCAGTTCGACGTTCTGACTGCGCCACGGCAGCAGGATCGCGAGGCCGAGCAGGACGGTGAGGATCGTGCCGAGCACGCTGCCCGCGACCACCAGGGCGATGCGGCCGAGACATCCCCGGACTCCCGGCCTCGCCACGGGCGTCGCGATCTCCTCGATCTGTTCGCTCACCTGCTCATGATGGAGGGTCCTAGAGTGGCGGAGTGCCCCGACTGCCCAAGGACTTCTTCCTTCCCGCCGAGCTCATGCCCGAGATCGTGCCGTCGCCGCCCGCGCGGCCGAAGGACGCCGCGACGGTGGTCCTGCTGCGGGACGGGCGGGCTGGAGTGGAGGTGTTCCTGCTTCGGCGCGTCACCACGATGGCCTTCGCAGCCGGGATGAGCGTCTTCCCCGGGGGCCGGGTGGACCCGAGGGACTCCGACGTGTCGGTGGCCTGGGCGGGGCCGGCTCCCGCCTGGTGGGCGCGGCGGTTCGGCTGTTCACCGGAGCTCGCCAGGGCGGTGGTCTGCGCCGCGGTCCGGGAGACCTTCGAGGAGACGGGGGTGCTGCTGGCCGGAACGGACGCCGATCGGGTGGTCGCCGACACCGCGAGGTACGCGGAGCAGCGCGCCGGGCTGGAGAGTCGGGACCGTTCGCTCGCCGAGTTCCTCGCGGAGGAACGCCTGGTGCTGCGTGCCGACCTGCTCCGGCCGTGGGCCAACTGGGTCACCCCGGTGGTCGAGCCCCGTCGTTACGACACGCGGTTCCTGCTCGCCGCGCTGCCTGCCGGGCAGCGGGCCGACTGGGCGACGTCCGAGGCGGACCTCGGCGGCTGGCAGCGTCCATCGGATGCGTTGGCCGCTTGGGAGGCGGGAGAGATCGCTCTGCTGCCGCCGACGTGGTTCGTCCTCGCGGAGCTGGCCGAGTGTGACTCCGTCGCGGCGGCCTTCGCCGCCGAGCGGACCGTGGACCGCATCGTGCCGAAGATCATCAGGGAGGGTGCCGTGCTGCGGCTGCTGATGCCGGGCGACCCCGACTACGGGGACACGCCCGCGGTCGCCGATCCGCCCTCGGCCGGGGCGGCGTCGAGATGAGCGTCCCCATGGACGGAGCGGACGGCGAGATTCCCGCCTACGGGGTGCTGCGACAGGTCACGGCTGCCGCAGCCGTGCTGCTGGCCCGCAATCCGTCCCCGATGACGTTGGCGGGCACCAACAGCTGGGTGCTGCGGGCGTCGGGAGCCGTGGACTGCATCGTGGTCGACCCCGGTCCCGACGACGACGAGCATCTCGACGGCCTCGCGGCCGTCGGGCCGGTGGCCGCCGTGGTGCTCACTCATCGGCATGCCGACCACGCCGGGGGAGCGTTGCGGTTCGCCCGGCGCGTGGCCGCTCCGTTGTATGCCGCCGATCCGGCCCTGCGCTTCGCGCCCGACGGGCTGGAGACCGATCTCGACGACGGGCGACTGCTGACGGCCGCAGGCCTTCGGCTCCGCGTGCTGGCGACTCCGGGACACACCTCCGACTCGCGCTGTCTGCTCATCGAGGGTGACGACTCGGTGCTCACCGGGGACACGGTCCTGGGCCGGGGCACCACCGTCGTGGCGCATCCGGACGGCCGCCTCGCCGACTACCTCGACTCGTTGCGCAGGCTCATCGCCCTGCCCGCGGGTACGGCTGTGCTGCCGGGCCACGGCCCGGAGCAGCCGGACGTCAGCGCCGTCGCCTCGGCCTATCTGGACCACCGCCTCCGACGACTCGGCCAGGTCCGCGCCGCACTGGCCCGGCTCGGGCCGGACGCCACGGCGGGACAGGTCGTCGAGCTCGTCTACTCGGACGTCGATCGGAGCCTGTGGGCCGCGGCCGAGTGGTCGGTGGCGGCCCAGCTCGTCTATCTGCGAGAACAGGGCTGATCGAAAAGCCCGCGCTCGGCCGGACCGCCGTCTCCGACGACAGCACCGCCGTGGTGCCCCGGCGGCCACGGCGAGCCGAGGTCGGACGTCGGCGGTCCGGGACCCGTCATGGAGCCGGTCAGTGCCCGCCGCCTCGGGACGGTGCGACGAGATAGGTCAGTTCGACCTCGTCGGGGCGTGCCTCTCCGGTGAGCACCGTGCCCCGACGGTCGGCGTCGGGCACGGCCAGCCGCACCTGTCCGCCCGCGAAGGCCTTGAGGCCGTCCGCGAGATTACGGGCCTGAAAACGGCGGGTCGGCCTGCCGCCGTCGACGGCGGCCTTCACCATCTCCTCGGACTCGCCGGTCTGCGAGTCCACCCCGCGCACCCGCAGCTCGGCGTCGCCGACCTCCAGGCTGATCAGGCCGTGCGGACCGGTGTAGGGCAGCGCGCGGCGGATGGCGCCCGCGAGCACGTCGGCCTCCACCCATGCGGTGGTGTCCGCGGGCACCGACAGCAGTCGGTCGGTGCTCGGGAACGCGGTGGCGAGCAGTGCCGTGATCAGGCAGGACCGTTCCCAGGTGAGGGCGGCGCGGTCCTCGTCGGCATGCAAGCCGACCTCGGCGCCGTCGGGGATCCGCCGCAGGACCTCGGTGAGCGTGGCGGCGGGGAGCAGCACGTCGAGCGGTGTCTCGTCGACCGGTCGCCAGGGCAGCCGAGCCGTGGCCAGTCGGAACCGGTCGCTGGCCATCAGGACGAGCCGATCGCCCTCGGAGGCGATGCGAACCCCGGTGAACACCGGGAGCGCGTCGTCTCGGGACGCGGCGGCGGCCACCGGGGCGAGCGCCGCCCGCAACGCCGCGCCCGAGACGCCGCCGAGCCGGGCGGGCGGCGCGGGCACGCCGGGATGGGCGTCGAGTTCCAACAACGGCAGGGCGAACCTGGCCTGCGGGGTGCGCAGCGCCAGCCGTGAGCCTTCCACCACGAGGCGGATCTCCGGGGTGTCGACCGTGCGCAGGGTCTCGGCCAGCGGCTTGGCCGGGACGAGCACCTCGCCGTCGACATGACACGTCGCGGGCGCCCAGAGCCGGATGCCGCGTTCGCGGTCGGTACCGGAGAGCGTGACGCCGTCGGCGTCGCCGCGCAGCACGATCCCGGTCAGCACCGGCTCGATCACGCGGGTGGGCAGCAGGCGGGTCACGTCGGCGACGGCGGAGGCCAGACTGGCGGTCGGCGCGGTGAGGTCCAGGTCCATTCCGCGAAGACTAGGCAGGGAGTACGACGATCTCGGACCGATGCGCGGCCGAGTGCGAACCGGTCCGCAGCGGGCCGCACGGGCGATGGCGGATGGCGCCCCTCAGCCGGACCGCGCGGCGGAGGCGGACGGGTCGGCGTCCGGCGTGTCGGGGTCTGCCCGGGGGCCGGGCGTCGAGGACACCGGCTCCGTCGAAGCGATCGCCGTCGAGGACACCGCCGATGACGTCCGTCGCCGTGCGGGCGGCCTGCCCGAGACCGTGTGGCGAAGCAGCCAGACCATCAGCGCGATCGACACGCCTGCCGCCGATGCCCAGAGGAAGGCGGCCCGCGGGCCCGCGCTCTCCACGAGGCCGCCGCTGACGCTCTGGCCGATCGCCAGGCCCAGGGTGACGGAGGTGATGACCCAGCCGAACGCCTCCGCGGCGGCGCCGGGTGGGGCGGCCGCCTCGACCGCCAGCGAATGCGTCGTCGACTGCGGCGTGATGAGGGTGCCGACGAGGACCATCGCCATGCCGAGCCCGAGCAGCGATGTCGGGATGGCGAGCAGGGCGCTCAACAGCGCGAAACCCCCGAGCAGTACGGGCAGCCGGAGATAGATCGGGCGCGGCCACGGTCGCATGCCGTACAGCACGCCGAACAGGACGGAGCTGACCGACCAGAGGCTCAGCAGCAGTCCGCCGACGCCGGGGTGCCCCGCCGCGGTCGCCGAGGCCGGGACGGCGACCTCGATGAAGCCGACGACGAGGCCGAAGCCGAACGCGGCGAGCGCGACGGTCCGCATGGCAGGCCGGGCGAACGCGCCGAGGACGCCGCCGCTCTGCGCGGGCGCGGTCTCCCGGCTTCCCCAGGCTCGCACGGTGCGTGTCATGGCGAAGGCGACGGAACCGAGGAACTGCGTCGCGGCGCCGATGACCAGGCCGGTGCCGGGCCATGGCGCGGTGACGAAAAGGCCTGCCAGGCCGGGCCCGAGGATGAAGAAGACCTCCATGCTGATGGCCTCGTACGAGTACGCGGCGGTGCGGACGGGGCCGGCAGGCAGCAGCCGATGCCAGAGGGCCCGCGAGGCGCTGCCCACCTGCGGTTGGCTGAGACCGAGCGCGAGGGCGCAGCCGACGAGCACCGGCACCGGGGCCCGCAGCTCGATCGCGGTCACCTCCAGAGCGGCCAGGGCGGCGAACACGGTCGAGAAGACGAGGAGGGGGCGCGTGGGGCCGAAGCGGTCGACGATCCGACCCTGCGCGACGGACCCCATGGCCACGCCGATCAACGCGGCACCGGAGACGAGACCCGCCGTGGCGAACGAGCCGGTCTGATGCTGGGTGTAGAGCAGCAGCGAGATGCCCACCATCGCGATCGGCAGCCGCCCGAACAGGGCGGCGATCACCGGTCCGGTGGCTCCGGGCGTGGTCAGGGCACGGCGATAATCGGCGATGGACGCTGCGTCGGACACCGGCCCAGTCTGCCGCAATATGGTACGAACGTACCAGTAATTAACCAGGTGTGTTCAGTCACGAAGAGCGGTAGGCTGATGGCCCGGCCGTGCTCAAGTCTCGAATCGATAACGCTCTTTGATTTTCTTCTTCTTCGGACGCAACGTCTGACCAAGTCTTCACGTCTTCCGAGAAAGAAGACATCCTGCCCCTGGTGAGAGTCCGCTCTCCCGACTACGGCAGGATCTTCTCCGCACAGAGACCTTCCTTCGGACGAAACGGATCGGGGCCGTCGCCGGAGGGTGGGGGAGCGTGGCTCGTCGGGGGACGGGCTACGCCAGAGAACAGAAGGACCGGTGCGCCACGTCGGGGGTGGCGCCCGGTCCTTCTGTTCTTCTCTGGTCTCCCTCGTCGCCTACCGTGCTCGTCGAGCCAGCCGCTCCGGGTCCAGGATCAACACGCTCTTGCCTTCCAGGCGCAGCCACCCACGGTGCGCGAAGTCGGCCAGGGCCTTGTTCACCGTCTCCCGTGAGGCGCCCACGAACTGGGCGATCTCCTCCTGGGTCAGGTCGTGGGTAACCCGCAGCAGTCCTGCCTCCTGGCTGCCGAAGCGCTGTGCCAGTTGCAGCAACGCCTTGGCCACCCGGCCCGGCACGTCCGTGAAGATGAGGTCGGCGAGCATGTTGTTGGTCCTGCGCAGCCTTCTGGCCAGCACACGAAGCAACTGCTCGGCGATCTCCGGTCGCTTGCTGATCCACTCCCGCAGCGCGGGCCGGTCCATGCTCAGCGCCCGCACCTCGGTGACGGTGGTCGCCGTGGACGTCCTCGGACCTGGATCGAAGATCGACAACTCTCCGAACATGTCTGAGGGACCCATGATGGCAAGCAGGTTCTCTCTGCCATCCGGCGATTTCCTGCCGACCTTCACCTTGCCGGACTGGATGATGTAAAGCCGGTCGCCTGGCTCACCCTCAGTGAAGATGACGTGGCTACGGGAGAACTCCACCGGCTCCAGCGTCTGAGTGAGAGCCTCCACGGCTCCAGGCTCAACACCCTGGAAGATGCCCGCACGGGCCAGGGTCTCGTCCACCTCGTCCCTCCTGTCGAGACGCGGCGGTCACCGCAAGACGGACACTCTCCGTTACGAGTGCCAGTCTGGTGCCGCCGATCGCTCCGTGCAGTCTAACTGCGCGGTAACAGAGACCGCGTTACCTGCGGTCCGTAGTGCGCGGCGGCGAGATCGAAGTCAGCGGGGCCTGCGGGCCTTGAGTCTCCCGGAACGGCCCCTCCTGCGGAGACGGAACAGCTCGAGCGCGCGGCCGATGCCCTGGCCTGCCAGCGCGCGGACCTCGTCGGGACGGGCGTTGTCCAAGAGCTCCTCCACGTCGTCCTCGCGGACCGAGACGTTTCGGATACCGGATTCGACGCGCTCCATGAAGAGCGCGAAGAACATGATCACGAGCGGAACGGCGATGACGAACCAGGCAGTCATGATGTCTCGATGGTGACTCATCACGCTGGGTGGCGTCGCTCGGGGTGGGCGAAATCCGCCAGTGGGTGACGGCTTTGCGCCTGGATGGTGGAGGCCGGACGGCACGGCCGCCCGCGCCCGTAGGCTGTGGGCGTGCAGACCAGTGCTTCCCGCGCTCAGCCCGTCGCCGGGTCGGGGGGTCGGGCGCCCGAGAGTCGGCTCGCGCTCGTCCGGCGGGCCCGCCGGATGAATCGATCGCTGGCCGAGGCATACCCGGACGCGCACTGCGAACTGGACTTCACCACCCCGCTCGAGCTCGCCGTCGCCACCATCCTCTCGGCCCAGTGCACCGACCGGCGGGTGAACGAGGTGACGCCTGCCTTGTTCGCCGCCTACCCGGACGCCGCCGCGTACGCGGGCGCCGACCGCCATGAGCTGGAGCAGCTCATCCGGCCCACAGGCTTCTTCCGGAACAAGACCACCTCGTTGATCGGACTCGGCACGGCGGTGGTCGAACGATTCGACGGCGAACTACCGTCGACACTGGCAGAACTCGTTCGGCTGCCCGGCATCGGACGCAAGACCGCCAACGTGATCCTCGGCGACGCCTTCGGCGTACCCGGGATCACGGTGGACACCCACTTCGGCAGGCTGGTGCAGCGCTGGGGCTGGACCGCCCTCACCGACCCGGTGAAGATCGAGCATGCGATCGGCGAACTGATCCCGCGCCGCGAGTGGACGCTGCTCTCCCATCGCGTGATCTTCCACGGGCGTCGGGTCTGCCATTCCCGACGACCGGCCTGCGGTGCCTGCCTGCTCGCCCGCTCCTGCCCCTCCTACGGCGTCGGCGCCGTCGATCCAGAGCAGGCGGCGCGCCTGGTCAAGGGCGTGGAGGCGCCGCGCCTGCTGCGGCTCGCCGGACTGGGCGACGACCTGGCGGCGGAGGCGGCGACCACCGCGAAGCCCGTCGAGCCCGGCGGTCCAACGCCGTCCGAGACGCCGGTCGCGCCCCGCGCCGCCGAGCCGGCGGCCTCCGCCGCGACTGACGAGTCGGGCCCGTCCGGTGCCGCACGATGAGCGCGAACATTCGATGGTCGATCCTGGTGTTGGTGCTCGCCGTGGCCGGCGTGGTCGCGCTGTGGCCCCGCGACGAGGGCTACGGTCCCGCCGTGCGGCCCGATCGAACCGCGACGGACGACGCGGGTGCGGTCGAGGCGGGTGAGTCGGGACCACCCGGGTCGGTGCGGGTCGCCGACCTGAGCGGCATCGAGGTCACCGACCTCCGCGACGGCGAGGTCGGCGACCTCGGGGACCTGCTGGCCGACGGCCCGGTGCTGGTGAACGTGTGGGCCACCTGGTGCGCACCCTGCCGGGACGAGCTGCCGGTGCTGGCCGAGTACACGGCCGAGCCCGATGCGATTCCGGTGCTCGCCGTCCAGCGGAGTAGCGATCTCGACGCCGGCCGCGATCTTCTGACCGAGCTCGGCGCCGAGCTTCCCTCGGTGCACGATGCGAACGACCTGGCGATCCGGGCGCTGCGAGCGACGGTGATGCCTGCGAACTACGTGGTGGACGAGGCGGGCGACATCCACCCCGTGCATCCGCCCGCGCCGTTCGAGGACACGGAACAGGCGCGGCAAGCCGTGGCGCGTTATCTGGAGCAGAGTTGATGACTCAGGAAGGTCGGGGACGCACCCAGTCCAGGCGTGGCGGGCCGTTGGTGGATCCGGCACAGGGGCCTGGCTGGTTGAGCAGGTTGATCTCCTCCAGCGGTCGGGTGGACCCCGCCATGCTGGCCTCCGTGCCGCCGCCGAGCGAGGACAGTCCTCGGCCCGCCGCGGTGCTGGTCCTGTTCGGCGAGGACGGCGCGGGCCCGGGCACCGGCCCGGACGTGCTGCTGCTGCGCAGAGCCGACGGGTTGACCCACCACCCCGGTCAGGTCGGCTTCCCCGGCGGGGTGGCCGAGCCCTCGGACGACGGCCCGATCGAGGTGGCGCTGCGGGAGGCGGAGGAGGAGGTCGGCGTCCTGCGACAAGGCATCACCCCGGTCGCTCTGCTGCCCGAGCTGTACGTGCCCCGGTCGAAGTTCTTGGTCACGCCCGTTCTCGCGCACTGGTCGCAGCCGACGCCCGTGGCGCCCGTCGACTACGGCGAGACCTCGGCGGTGGCCAGGGTTCCGCTGGGTCACCTCGCCGACTCGACCAATCGCTTCCAGGTGCGTCATCCCTCCGGCTATGTCGGCCCGGCGTTCCTGGTACCGGGGATGCTCGTCTGGGGTTTCACGGCGGGCCTGTTGTCGAGCCTGTTGTCCCTGGGCGGTTGGGCCGAGCCATGGGACGCCACCGACGTCCGCGACCTCGCCGACGCCTGGCGTGAGGTGGACTCGGGGCCGACCCCGGACGGCGAGGCGACCTGGTGAACTGGATCGACGCCGCCGTCATCCTGATGGCGGTGCTCGCGGCGGTGTCGGGCGTACGACACGGCATGGTCGTCGCCGTCTTCGCCTTCACCGGAGTGATCATGGGCGCCGTCGGCGGCGTGCTGCTCGCTCCCGCGTTGGCCGACCTGGTCGACGCGCCGAACGCACGGCTGCTCGTCGGCCTGTCCGTGGTGCTGGGCCTGGTGGTCCTCGGCGAGGTGCTCGGGGTCTCCCTCGGCCGGTCCATCAAGCGCAGGATGACCTCGCCGAAGCTGAGCTGGGTGGACAACGTGCTCGGCGGCGTGGTGCAGGGGCTCGCCGTC
This genomic stretch from Actinoalloteichus hoggarensis harbors:
- a CDS encoding NUDIX hydrolase, which codes for MPEIVPSPPARPKDAATVVLLRDGRAGVEVFLLRRVTTMAFAAGMSVFPGGRVDPRDSDVSVAWAGPAPAWWARRFGCSPELARAVVCAAVRETFEETGVLLAGTDADRVVADTARYAEQRAGLESRDRSLAEFLAEERLVLRADLLRPWANWVTPVVEPRRYDTRFLLAALPAGQRADWATSEADLGGWQRPSDALAAWEAGEIALLPPTWFVLAELAECDSVAAAFAAERTVDRIVPKIIREGAVLRLLMPGDPDYGDTPAVADPPSAGAASR
- a CDS encoding MBL fold metallo-hydrolase, which encodes MDGADGEIPAYGVLRQVTAAAAVLLARNPSPMTLAGTNSWVLRASGAVDCIVVDPGPDDDEHLDGLAAVGPVAAVVLTHRHADHAGGALRFARRVAAPLYAADPALRFAPDGLETDLDDGRLLTAAGLRLRVLATPGHTSDSRCLLIEGDDSVLTGDTVLGRGTTVVAHPDGRLADYLDSLRRLIALPAGTAVLPGHGPEQPDVSAVASAYLDHRLRRLGQVRAALARLGPDATAGQVVELVYSDVDRSLWAAAEWSVAAQLVYLREQG
- the dnaN gene encoding DNA polymerase III subunit beta; the protein is MDLDLTAPTASLASAVADVTRLLPTRVIEPVLTGIVLRGDADGVTLSGTDRERGIRLWAPATCHVDGEVLVPAKPLAETLRTVDTPEIRLVVEGSRLALRTPQARFALPLLELDAHPGVPAPPARLGGVSGAALRAALAPVAAAASRDDALPVFTGVRIASEGDRLVLMASDRFRLATARLPWRPVDETPLDVLLPAATLTEVLRRIPDGAEVGLHADEDRAALTWERSCLITALLATAFPSTDRLLSVPADTTAWVEADVLAGAIRRALPYTGPHGLISLEVGDAELRVRGVDSQTGESEEMVKAAVDGGRPTRRFQARNLADGLKAFAGGQVRLAVPDADRRGTVLTGEARPDEVELTYLVAPSRGGGH
- a CDS encoding MFS transporter — protein: MSDAASIADYRRALTTPGATGPVIAALFGRLPIAMVGISLLLYTQHQTGSFATAGLVSGAALIGVAMGSVAQGRIVDRFGPTRPLLVFSTVFAALAALEVTAIELRAPVPVLVGCALALGLSQPQVGSASRALWHRLLPAGPVRTAAYSYEAISMEVFFILGPGLAGLFVTAPWPGTGLVIGAATQFLGSVAFAMTRTVRAWGSRETAPAQSGGVLGAFARPAMRTVALAAFGFGLVVGFIEVAVPASATAAGHPGVGGLLLSLWSVSSVLFGVLYGMRPWPRPIYLRLPVLLGGFALLSALLAIPTSLLGLGMAMVLVGTLITPQSTTHSLAVEAAAPPGAAAEAFGWVITSVTLGLAIGQSVSGGLVESAGPRAAFLWASAAGVSIALMVWLLRHTVSGRPPARRRTSSAVSSTAIASTEPVSSTPGPRADPDTPDADPSASAARSG
- a CDS encoding Crp/Fnr family transcriptional regulator gives rise to the protein MDETLARAGIFQGVEPGAVEALTQTLEPVEFSRSHVIFTEGEPGDRLYIIQSGKVKVGRKSPDGRENLLAIMGPSDMFGELSIFDPGPRTSTATTVTEVRALSMDRPALREWISKRPEIAEQLLRVLARRLRRTNNMLADLIFTDVPGRVAKALLQLAQRFGSQEAGLLRVTHDLTQEEIAQFVGASRETVNKALADFAHRGWLRLEGKSVLILDPERLARRAR
- the nth gene encoding endonuclease III, producing the protein MQTSASRAQPVAGSGGRAPESRLALVRRARRMNRSLAEAYPDAHCELDFTTPLELAVATILSAQCTDRRVNEVTPALFAAYPDAAAYAGADRHELEQLIRPTGFFRNKTTSLIGLGTAVVERFDGELPSTLAELVRLPGIGRKTANVILGDAFGVPGITVDTHFGRLVQRWGWTALTDPVKIEHAIGELIPRREWTLLSHRVIFHGRRVCHSRRPACGACLLARSCPSYGVGAVDPEQAARLVKGVEAPRLLRLAGLGDDLAAEAATTAKPVEPGGPTPSETPVAPRAAEPAASAATDESGPSGAAR
- a CDS encoding TlpA family protein disulfide reductase, with the translated sequence MSANIRWSILVLVLAVAGVVALWPRDEGYGPAVRPDRTATDDAGAVEAGESGPPGSVRVADLSGIEVTDLRDGEVGDLGDLLADGPVLVNVWATWCAPCRDELPVLAEYTAEPDAIPVLAVQRSSDLDAGRDLLTELGAELPSVHDANDLAIRALRATVMPANYVVDEAGDIHPVHPPAPFEDTEQARQAVARYLEQS
- a CDS encoding NUDIX hydrolase, which encodes MTQEGRGRTQSRRGGPLVDPAQGPGWLSRLISSSGRVDPAMLASVPPPSEDSPRPAAVLVLFGEDGAGPGTGPDVLLLRRADGLTHHPGQVGFPGGVAEPSDDGPIEVALREAEEEVGVLRQGITPVALLPELYVPRSKFLVTPVLAHWSQPTPVAPVDYGETSAVARVPLGHLADSTNRFQVRHPSGYVGPAFLVPGMLVWGFTAGLLSSLLSLGGWAEPWDATDVRDLADAWREVDSGPTPDGEATW